GGCACTGTTGCAAAGTTAGCGATGAGGCAGCCTTTTGTCTTATTCAAAGGCCTTACATTTCAAAAACTCTGCTTACCAGGCGCATTTCGCCCAGGGGATCACCATAATAAAATGCTGAGGCCTGGCCTTTGCGTAGTGCACGCATCACCTCAATACCTTTGATGGTGGCGTAAGCCGTCTTCATGGATTTAAATCCCAGCGTGGCGCCGATTATCCGTTTCAGTTTGCCATGATCGCATTCAATCACGTTGTTCCGGTACTTAATCTGTCGGTGTTCAACGTCAGACGGGCACCGGCCTTCGCGTTTGAGCAGAGCAAGCGCGCGACCATAGGCGGGCGCTTTATCCGTGTTGATGAATCGCGGGATCTGCCACTTCTTCACGTTGTTGAGGATTTTACCCAGAAACCGGTATGCAGCTTTGCTGTTACGACGGGAGGAGAGATAAAAATCGACAGTGCGGCCCCGGCTGTCGACGGCCCGGTACAGATACGCCCAGCGGCCATTGACCTTCACGTAGGTTTCATCCATGTGCCACGGGCAAAGATCGGAAGGGTTACGCCAGTACCAGCGCAGCCGTTTTTCCATTTCAGGCGCATAACGCTGAACCCAGCGGTAAATCGTGGAGTGATCGACATTCACTCCGCGTTCAGCCAGCATCTCCTGCAGCTCACGGTAACTGATGCCGTATTTGCAGTACCAGCGTACGGCCCACAGAATGATGTCACGCTGAAAATGCCGGCCTTTGAATGGGTTCATGTGCAGCTCCATCAGCAAAAGGGGATGATAAGTTTATCACCACCGACTATTTGCAACAGTGCCCATTTGAGCATATGTGGAGTACATTAAAATCTGGC
This DNA window, taken from Cryptosporangium minutisporangium, encodes the following:
- a CDS encoding IS6-like element IS26 family transposase yields the protein MNPFKGRHFQRDIILWAVRWYCKYGISYRELQEMLAERGVNVDHSTIYRWVQRYAPEMEKRLRWYWRNPSDLCPWHMDETYVKVNGRWAYLYRAVDSRGRTVDFYLSSRRNSKAAYRFLGKILNNVKKWQIPRFINTDKAPAYGRALALLKREGRCPSDVEHRQIKYRNNVIECDHGKLKRIIGATLGFKSMKTAYATIKGIEVMRALRKGQASAFYYGDPLGEMRLVSRVFEM